Proteins co-encoded in one Brassica oleracea var. oleracea cultivar TO1000 chromosome C4, BOL, whole genome shotgun sequence genomic window:
- the LOC106336882 gene encoding protease Do-like 9 — MKPSQKRARKLKTQSAENATGEVKEASVTHLNESPSPEPPETNPSPPRLNRGRGKKRRLSNNPSETTEQQRGGVVSQRSSLPHHHHSDCNNATTVSAAATSESTPAAPSWETVVKVVPSMDAVVKVFCVHTDPNFSLPWQMKRQYSSGSSGFIIGGRRVLTNAHSVEHHTQVKLKKRGSDTKYLATVLAIGTECDIALLTVSDDEFWEGVSPVEFGDLPALQDAVTVVGYPIGGDTISVTSGVVSRIEILSYVHGSTELLGLQIDAAINSGNSGGPAFNDKGKCVGIAFQSLKHEDAENIGYVIPTPVIEHFIQDYEKHNKYTGFPVIGIEWQKMENPDLRKKMGMESHQKGVRIRRIEPTAPESQVLKPSDIILSFDGVNIANDGTVPFRHGERIGFSYLISQKYTGDSALVKILRNKEILEFNVKLAIHKKLIPAHISGKPPSYFIVAGFVFTTVSVPYLRSEYGKEYEYDAPVKLLEKHLHAMTQSVDEQLVVVSQVLVSDINIGYEEIVNTQVVAFNGKPVKNLKCLAEMVENCEDEYMEFNLDYHQIVVL; from the exons ATGAAACCTTCTCAAAAGAGAGCTCGCAAACTCAAAACACAATCAGCCGAAAACGCCACCGGCGAAGTTAAAGAAGCTTCCGTCACACATCTGAACGAATCTCCGTCCCCTGAGCCTCCTGAAACCAACCCATCTCCGCCGCGACTCAACCGTGGGAGAGGCAAAAAGCGCAGACTGAGCAACAACCCATCCGAAACCACCGAGCAGCAACGCGGCGGCGTAGTCAGCCAGAGGTCGTCTCTTCCTCACCACCACCACTCTGATTGCAACAATGCGACGACTGTTTCAGCAGCAGCAACATCGGAATCCACACCTGCTGCTCCGAGCTGGGAGACTGTGGTGAAAGTCGTGCCTTCCATGGACGCTGTGGTGAAAGTCTTCTGCGTCCACACTGATCCTAACTTCTCCCTGCCGTGGCAGATGAAACGGCAGTACAGCTCCGGTAGTAGTGGCTTCATAATAGGAGGAAGAAGGGTTTTGACGAACGCACATTCCGTTGAGCATCATACTCAAGTTAAGCTCAAGAAGCGTGGCTCCGACACAAAGTATCTAGCTACAGTATTAGCCATTGGAACTGAATGCGACATTG CTTTGTTGACAGTTAGTGATGATGAGTTTTGGGAAGGAGTGTCTCCTGTGGAGTTTGGAGATTTACCAGCTTTGCAAGATGCTGTAACTGTTGTTGGTTATCCGATTGGTGGAGACACTATCTCCGTCACGAGCGGTGTTGTTTCTCGGATAGAGATACTGTCTTATGTACATGGATCGACAGAGCTTTTGGGGTTGCAGATTGACGCGGCTATAAACTCTGGGAACTCTGGTGGTCCTGCGTTTAACGACAAGGGAAAATGCGTGGGGATTGCGTTTCAGTCGTTGAAACATGAAGATGCTGAGAACATTGGTTATGTCATACCAACGCCTGTGATTGAACATTTCATTCAAGATTATGAGAAGCACAATAAATACACAG GCTTTCCTGTGATTGGGATTGAGTGGCAGAAGATGGAGAATCCAGACTTGCGTAAGAAAATGGGAATGGAGTCTCATCAAAAGGGAGTGAGGATAAGGAGAATCGAGCCAACCGCCCCGGAGTCGCAGGTTTTGAAGCCCTCCGATATCATCCTCAGCTTTGATGGAGTTAATATTGCTAATGATGGAACTG TTCCATTTAGGCATGGAGAAAGAATTGGGTTTAGCTATCTTATATCTCAAAAGTACACTGGGGATTCTGCACTTGTGAAGATCCTGCGTAACAAAGAGATTCTTGAGTTCAACGTAAAACTTGCAATCCACAAGAAGCTAATCCCTGCACACATAAGTGGCAAACCTCCTTCCTACTTCATCGTTGCTGGCTTTGTTTTTACAACTGTTTCTGTTCCTTATCTTCGCTCTGAG TATGGAAAAGAATACGAGTATGATGCACCTGTCAAGCTTTTGGAGAAACATCTTCATGCAATGACTCAATCCGTGGACGAGCAACTTGTTGTAGTTTCACAG GTTCTTGTTTCTGACATCAACATTGGTTATGAGGAGATTGTCAATACACAG GTTGTTGCTTTCAATGGCAAACCTGTGAAAAACTTGAAATGTTTGGCTGAGATGGTGGAGAATTGTGAGGATGAATACATGGAGTTTAATCTTGATTATCATCAG ATTGTTGTTCTGTAA